The Acidobacteriota bacterium genome includes a region encoding these proteins:
- a CDS encoding iron-sulfur cluster assembly accessory protein, whose translation MTQQDPVPSGLRMGVVGGGCSGFSYSMSFENSAGMMDKVITFDGLKVFVDATSMMYLAGCVVDYVETLEGAGFKFENPNVKSTCGCGSSFSV comes from the coding sequence ATGACGCAGCAGGACCCAGTCCCCAGCGGACTGCGCATGGGCGTGGTCGGTGGCGGCTGCTCCGGCTTCTCATACTCGATGTCGTTCGAGAACTCGGCCGGCATGATGGACAAGGTCATCACCTTCGACGGCCTGAAAGTCTTCGTGGACGCCACTTCGATGATGTACCTCGCTGGTTGCGTGGTCGACTACGTGGAGACGCTCGAGGGCGCGGGCTTCAAGTTCGAGAACCCGAACGTGAAGTCGACCTGCGGTTGCGGTTCTTCGTTCAGCGTATAA